CGGGCGCCGTGGTGCTGTCCGTCCTGTCCTGGCTCAACGAGCGCGCGACCGCCGAATCGATCCGCCGCGCCACCTCCGCCGCGCAGGCGAGCCATGCGGGCATCGAGAGCATCATGTCCGCCTCCGGCGTGATCGGCTCGCTCGGCATGCGCCCCGCCATGGTGCAGCGTCACCTGCGCGACCGCCACGTCGCGACCCGGCTGGCGCTGGGCGCCACGTTCGGCAGCGCGGGCTATACCTCCGCGATCAAGGCGATCCGCCTGCTGCTCCAGTCGCTGGCGCTCGGCCTCGGCGCCTTGCTGGCGATCGAGGGGCAGGTTTCGGCCGGCTCGCTCTTCGCCGCCTCGCTGCTCGTCTCGCGCGCGCTCCAGCCGATCGAGCTGATCAACGGCGCGTGGAAGGGCCTGATCCAGGCGAGCGCCGCCTATCGCTCGATGGTCGATCTGTTCGCCGCGCGCGGGCCGATCCGCCAGGCCACGCGCCTGCCCGATCCGGTCGGCGCGCTTTCGGTGGAGGGCGTCACGATCGCCTCGCCCTCGGGCGACCGCGCGCTGCTGCAGAATGTGCGCTTCGAGCTGGAGCCCGGCGAATCGCTCGGCATCATCGGCCCGTCGGGCGCCGGCAAGTCGACGTTGGTGAAGGCCATTGCGGGCGCCCTGCCCGCCACCGCCGGCCGCATCCGCATCGACGGCGCCGCGCTGGAGGATTGGCCGGAAGAGCAGCTCGGCAACCTGATCGGCTATGTGCCGCAGGCGCCGACGCTCTTTCAGGGCACGATCAAGGAGAATATCGCCCGCTTCCAGACCGAGTTCGCCGAACCGGGCGCGCTCGACGCGGAAGTGGTGCGGGTCGCCCAGCTGTGCGGCGCGCATGACTTCATCCTGCGCCTGCCGCGCGCCTACGACACCGAATTGGGTCGTGGCGGAGCGGGTCTCTCGGTCGGCCAGGCGCAGCGCATCGCGCTCGCCCGCGCCATGTTCGGCAACCCCGCCTTGCTGGTGCTCGACGAGCCCAATGCCAGCCTGGATGCCGAAAGCGAAGCGCAGCTGATCGCCGCGCTGGACGAGCTGCGCGGCAAGGGTGTGACGATGATCATCGTCGCGCACCGCATGGGCATCCTCGCCTCGGTCGACAAGATGCTGTTCCTGCGCGACGGCAAGCCCGAGCTGTTCGGCCCGCGCAACGCCGTGTTCGCACGCCTGGCGACGCGCACCTCGGGCGACGGAGGTGGCGCCCCCGCGCCCGCCCGCGAGCCCGCCGCCGCAGCCGTCTCCGCCCAAGCCTCCTGACGCACGGATCCCCGGTCATGTCCGCCGATATCATCACGCTGAACCCGCTCACCCCGATCGCCCCCTCGGCAGATCAGGATCATGATCTGCCGCGCGAGGCGCGTCTCGGCTGGATCGTCGTCGCACTCTTCTTCGGCCTGTTCCTGGGCTTTGCGAGCTTCATCCGGATGGACTCGGCCGCGCAGGCGGACGGCGTCGTGAAGGTTTCGGGCAGCCGCCGCGCCGTCCAGCACCGGGATGGCGGCGTCGTCTCCGCGCTGCATGTCCGCGAGGGCCAGCGCGTGAAGGCCGGCGACATCCTGATCGAGCTGGCGGGCGCTGAAGTCGCCGCCAACGAGCGTGGCCTCGCCTCGCAGGTGATCGGCCTGCAGGCCCAGCATGCGCGCCTGCTGGCCGAGCGCCAGGGGCAGACGAGCTTCGCCGCGCCCGCCGAATTCGCGTCGCTGACGGGCGCCGACCGCCAGCTGGCCGACGATGCGATGCGGCTGCAGCGCGGCGAGATGGCCGCGCGGGGGCAGGCGCTGTCCGCGCAGAAGAACGTGCTGCATCAGCAGGCGGCGCAGCTGTCCTCCAAGATCACCGGCATCGATCAGCAGATCGCCTCGACCAAGCGCCAGAGCGAATTGTTCAACGACCAGCTTTCCGGCATGCGCGAACTGGCGACCAAGGGCTTCGCCAGCGTCAACCGCGTGCGCGAGCTGGAGCGCGCGCAGGCGCAGCTGGGCGGCGATACGGCCAACCTCGCCGCCTCGGGCGCCTCGACCCGCCAGCAGATCGGCGAGACGCGGATGCAGGCGCTCTCGATGGACTCGCAGCGGCTGCAGCAGATCGCCGACGATCTGCAGAAGACCGAATCCGCCATCAACGAAACCTTGCCGCGCTGGCAGGCCGCCCGCAATCAGGTGGAAGCGACCCGCGTGCGCGCGCCCGCCTCGGGCCAGGTCGTCGGGCTCACCGTGTTCACGGTCGGCGCCGTCATCACGCCGGGTCAGAAGATCCTCGAAGTGGTGCCCGACGCGACGCCGCTGGTGATCGAGCCGATGATCTCGCCCACCGACGCCTCCGATCTCGCGGTCGGCCAGACGGCGGAGGTGCGCTTCCCGAGCCTGCACGGTCGCGGCCTGCCGGTGTTCGAAGGCAAGATCACGCGCATGTCCGCCGACAGCTTCGTCGACGAGAAGAGCGGCGCGCGCTTCTACACCGCCGAAGTGACGGTGCCGCCCGAGACGCTGGACGCGCTGAAGCGCGTGGATGCGAGCCTCAGCATCAAGCCGGGCCTGCCCGCGCAGATCATCGTGCCGCTGAAGAAGCGCACGCTTCTGAGCTACCTGATCGAGCCGATCAGCCAGTCGCTGTGGCGCTCCGGACGCGAGCGCTGATCGGGGGCGGGGGTGCCACCGCAAGGGACGTAGCCTTGCGGTGATCCCGTTCTTCGGGCGCGGAGCTGGATGGCTTCGCTGCGCTCGCAATGACGGGTGACTCTTCGGGGGAGATCTGGCTCTACGCCTCTCTAGAGGCTGCCGAAATCATTCCCACTCGATTGCCTCAGTCGGCGTTAAGACGTTGAAAAACAAGGAAAATAACTCCATTCTCCAGCCCGATCCCGATAGGCGATCCGACAAAAAGCTACGCTTTTGATTTCAAACGATTTTTCCCGCGAAAATTTTTTTGCGAGGCTTCGTCAGCTATCGCTGTCGATCGCCCCATTCCAACGCTCGAGATCGCAGTTGCCTTCGCAGCGGCGTTCCAAAAAAACACCGTCACCACCCTAACGAACACTCGAGGGAAACGCGAGCGTCAGCCTTGCGGGGAGTACGTCAATAATAGGCAGGCGGCCGAAAGTCGTGATCGTCGTCCTCGGCAAACAGCCGGCTCTCCTCGAGCCGACGTTCGAGACCATCTGCCGACAGCGCCAACTCGCGACGCGCCAGCTTTTCCTCCGCAAACCTCACCAACGCTACAACCCTTCCAGACGCGTCCGCTTCCAGTTCGGCGCGCAGCGACGAGACAAGGCGCCGCAGCCGATCAAGTGCGGCCATTTCCTCCAGCAGACTGTCGAGCGCCTTGGAACGGCGTTCGTCGATGTGCTTCTGGCGAAGAACGCGCTCGCGACGCTGCCGTTCTTCCTCGCGCTGACGCGCATCCGCCTCTCGCCGGACGCGATCCTCCTTCCGCGCTGCGGCCAGGACCTTGATGCCCACGGCTATGTCGACCGCCATTTTCTCGAGGCGCTGCACCTTGGCATCACGGTAGGAGCGTCGCGGACTGGCCCCCATGAGGTAGGCGTGTTCCAGTTCGAACGACAGTTGGCCGTTGGGGTGATAGTCCCACTCCGGAAAGCGGGGCGGGAAGACACTGAAATCCTCGTCGTCCCATGAGGCGGGCTTGCTCCAGTATTTCTCGCGCTTCTTCCGATACGCGGCGTCTTCCGCCACCTCCTTCTCGGTGAGAACGTGCTTCTCGCGCCTCGTCGCCTCGGAGATCGAAAATCCGATCGTCTCACCATCGCATTCGAACGCTGCGGCCTTGTCAGTCTTCACGAGTCCGATACCCAGCGCGGCGCCTGCTGCTGCAATCCGATTCAGCACCGACTGGAGACGCTCTGCAGAGTCGGGCGCGACCTCGACCTTGATGAGCCCGGCCTGTTCGACCGAAGCCAAGCCCGTGACCGGCGCGGGCTTCGCCTTGCGAAGCTTCTCGATCGTCCGTTCGACGATCGGATTGGACGGCGGCTCGTCCCCGGCCGCGATCGTCGACGCCAGCACGCGGGCATTCTCACGAGCCTCCGCAATCAGCTCCGGCTCCGCTTTCAACTCTCCGCTCGCGATGGTGATCCGGTCGGCGTCGCCGGTCTTCATCTTCGGCAGCGGTATCTGTTTCACCGGCTTGCCGGCTGCCTTCTTGGCCCACCATCCCAGCGGCGGGTTGGGGATAGCGTGTTTCCTGCAGATCTTGTGGAGGGCGACGTCCGAAAGCACGAATTCCTTTGCCAAGTGGGTCATTGGCTTCGACCAGACGAGATCGTAGAATTCTTCGCGTGTAAAGGTTCTGGACATGCGCGGCTCCTGCCTTGCTCAGGTTGCACTAATGCGAAAGTCCTGATGCTTGCTCGGGCCACTGCGACGATCTTGATGCGAGATCACGATCGTTAGTAGACCTTGTTGAAGTCGGGCGGATGTTATAAAACCTCGGATGTCATGGATAAGTCTCCGAGGAAATATAACGCATCTGAGACCCAAGGGGAGCGAGCGCGAAACCTGCTCGCTCGGCATGGCATGATGCGCATTCGGGAACTCGAGGCCGAAGGTATCGCGGCCACCACCATTGCTCGCCTGCTCTCGGACGAAACGGTAATGCGGCTGTCGCGGGGCCTGTATCAACTCGTCGACGCCGACATCGACGCCAATCATGATCTCGCGGAGGCCTCGAAACGCGTGCCGAAGGGCGTCATCTGCCTCACCTCCGCCCTAGCCTTTCACGAACTGGCCGATCAGATGCCGCGAAAGGTCTGGATGGCGATAGGGCATAAGGACTGGACACCCGCCGATCACGGGCCGCGTCTCAAGGTCGTACGGATGTCGGACAGCCTGCTTCGGTCGGATGTCGAGACGCACATGATCGAGAATATCGGCGTTCCGATGTTCACCATCCCGCGAACACTGGTCGACTGCTTCCGTCATCGAAAGTCCGTTGGGATCAACGTCGCGGTCGAGGCGCTGCGCGAGACGCTCAGGCAGCGCAAGGCGACGCCGGCAGTCATTGCGGAATGCGCGCGCAAACGCGGCGCATGGTCCGTGATGGCGCCGTATCTCGAGACACTCGCCCTCAATGGCTGAAAAGCGCGCCAACCCGGGCGCCTCGGTCCGCGCGAAGCTGCTCAACCAATCGCGAGCCTCCGGTCAGCCGTTCGACCTCATACTTGTTCGCTTCGCGCTGGAGAGGTTGCTGTATCGCGTGAGCATCTCCGCTCATTCGAAGCGGTTCATCCTCAAAGGGCAATGCTGCTCAACACCATCTAAAGCTGGCTTCATGTCATTAGCAGGTCTTGGACCCATGGATGGTCTTGATCGCGTTCTCCGCCAAGCAGAAATCGCATATCTCCGCTGAACGG
This DNA window, taken from Sphingomonas sp. AP4-R1, encodes the following:
- a CDS encoding type I secretion system permease/ATPase → MIKPLFASIAHDDRADPIGRVVRACRRYFVHGAAFSAFLNLLYLAPTIYMLQVYDRVIPTRGALTLTMLTLILSLSVVTIALLDLVRTRLLVRASARLDRELAGPILDAMLRLAGGSARTTAAMREFDTFRSTMTGPGVLALFDAPWAPIYILTCYLLHPALAGLAVAGAVVLSVLSWLNERATAESIRRATSAAQASHAGIESIMSASGVIGSLGMRPAMVQRHLRDRHVATRLALGATFGSAGYTSAIKAIRLLLQSLALGLGALLAIEGQVSAGSLFAASLLVSRALQPIELINGAWKGLIQASAAYRSMVDLFAARGPIRQATRLPDPVGALSVEGVTIASPSGDRALLQNVRFELEPGESLGIIGPSGAGKSTLVKAIAGALPATAGRIRIDGAALEDWPEEQLGNLIGYVPQAPTLFQGTIKENIARFQTEFAEPGALDAEVVRVAQLCGAHDFILRLPRAYDTELGRGGAGLSVGQAQRIALARAMFGNPALLVLDEPNASLDAESEAQLIAALDELRGKGVTMIIVAHRMGILASVDKMLFLRDGKPELFGPRNAVFARLATRTSGDGGGAPAPAREPAAAAVSAQAS
- a CDS encoding HlyD family type I secretion periplasmic adaptor subunit — translated: MSADIITLNPLTPIAPSADQDHDLPREARLGWIVVALFFGLFLGFASFIRMDSAAQADGVVKVSGSRRAVQHRDGGVVSALHVREGQRVKAGDILIELAGAEVAANERGLASQVIGLQAQHARLLAERQGQTSFAAPAEFASLTGADRQLADDAMRLQRGEMAARGQALSAQKNVLHQQAAQLSSKITGIDQQIASTKRQSELFNDQLSGMRELATKGFASVNRVRELERAQAQLGGDTANLAASGASTRQQIGETRMQALSMDSQRLQQIADDLQKTESAINETLPRWQAARNQVEATRVRAPASGQVVGLTVFTVGAVITPGQKILEVVPDATPLVIEPMISPTDASDLAVGQTAEVRFPSLHGRGLPVFEGKITRMSADSFVDEKSGARFYTAEVTVPPETLDALKRVDASLSIKPGLPAQIIVPLKKRTLLSYLIEPISQSLWRSGRER
- a CDS encoding transcriptional regulator, with amino-acid sequence MMRIRELEAEGIAATTIARLLSDETVMRLSRGLYQLVDADIDANHDLAEASKRVPKGVICLTSALAFHELADQMPRKVWMAIGHKDWTPADHGPRLKVVRMSDSLLRSDVETHMIENIGVPMFTIPRTLVDCFRHRKSVGINVAVEALRETLRQRKATPAVIAECARKRGAWSVMAPYLETLALNG